A single window of Streptomyces cathayae DNA harbors:
- a CDS encoding glycosyltransferase family 4 protein: MRIGIVCPYSWDVPGGVQFHIRDLAEYFIRLGHEVSVLAPADDDTPLPPYVVSAGRAVPVPYNGSVARLNFGFLSAARVRRWLHEGAFDVIHIHEPTSPSLGLLACWAAEGPIVATFHTSNPRSRAMIAAYSILQAALEKISARIAVSEYARRTLVEHLGGDAVVIPNGVDVDFFARAEADPRWQGETIGFIGRIDEPRKGLPVLMRALPKILAARPRARLLVAGRGDEEEAVESLPAELRSRVEFLGMVSDEDKARLLRSVDLYVAPNTGGESFGIILVEAMSAGAPVLASDLDAFAQVLDRGAAGELFPNEDADALADAAIGLLEDPERRAKLSERGSAHVRRFDWSTVGADIMSVYETVTAGAAAVAADDRTAKRWTRFGLTRD, translated from the coding sequence GTGAGAATCGGCATCGTCTGCCCGTACTCCTGGGACGTACCGGGCGGCGTCCAGTTCCACATCCGTGACCTGGCCGAGTACTTCATCCGGCTCGGCCACGAGGTCTCCGTCCTCGCCCCGGCCGACGACGACACTCCGCTGCCGCCGTACGTCGTCTCGGCCGGCCGCGCGGTGCCGGTGCCGTACAACGGCTCGGTGGCCCGGCTCAACTTCGGTTTCCTGTCGGCGGCCCGGGTGCGGCGCTGGCTGCACGAGGGTGCCTTCGACGTGATCCACATCCACGAGCCGACCTCGCCCTCGCTCGGTCTGCTGGCCTGCTGGGCCGCCGAGGGACCCATCGTGGCCACCTTCCACACGTCCAACCCGCGCTCCAGGGCCATGATCGCCGCCTACTCCATCCTGCAGGCGGCCCTGGAGAAGATCAGCGCGCGGATCGCGGTGAGCGAGTACGCCCGCCGCACGCTCGTCGAACACCTCGGCGGGGACGCCGTGGTGATCCCGAACGGTGTGGACGTCGACTTCTTCGCCCGCGCCGAGGCCGATCCGCGGTGGCAGGGGGAGACGATCGGCTTCATCGGCCGTATCGACGAGCCCCGCAAGGGCCTCCCGGTGCTGATGCGGGCCCTGCCGAAGATCCTCGCCGCCCGCCCGCGGGCGCGGCTGCTGGTCGCGGGACGCGGCGACGAGGAGGAGGCGGTCGAGAGCCTGCCCGCCGAACTCCGTTCCCGGGTGGAGTTCCTCGGCATGGTCAGCGACGAGGACAAGGCCCGGCTCCTGCGCAGCGTCGACCTGTACGTGGCGCCCAACACCGGCGGCGAGAGCTTCGGCATCATCCTGGTCGAGGCGATGTCCGCGGGGGCGCCGGTGCTCGCCTCCGACCTGGACGCCTTCGCCCAGGTCCTCGACCGGGGGGCGGCGGGCGAACTGTTCCCCAACGAGGACGCCGACGCGCTCGCCGACGCCGCGATCGGCCTCCTGGAGGACCCGGAGCGCCGCGCGAAGCTGAGTGAACGGGGCAGCGCCCACGTCCGCCGCTTCGACTGGTCGACCGTCGGCGCGGACATCATGTCCGTCTACGAGACGGTGACCGCCGGCGCGGCCGCGGTGGCGGCGGACGACCGGACGGCGAAACGGTGGACACGATTCGGTCTGACGCGGGACTGA
- the pdxS gene encoding pyridoxal 5'-phosphate synthase lyase subunit PdxS, with amino-acid sequence MSSTLSENQAPETGTARVKRGMAEQLKGGVIMDVVTPEQAKIAEDAGAVAVMALERVPADIRKDGGVARMSDPDMIDGIIGAVSIPVMAKSRIGHFVEAQVLQSLGVDYIDESEVLTPADEVNHSDKWSFTTPFVCGATNLGEALRRIAEGAAMIRSKGEAGTGNVVEAVRHLRQIKNEIARLRGFDNHELYAAAKELRAPYELVKEVAELGRLPVVLFSAGGVATPADAALMRQLGAEGVFVGSGIFKSGDPAKRAAAIVKATTFYDDPKVIAEASRNLGEAMVGINCDTLPEAERYANRGW; translated from the coding sequence GTGTCCAGCACGCTCTCCGAAAACCAGGCTCCCGAGACCGGCACCGCCCGCGTGAAGCGCGGCATGGCCGAGCAGCTCAAGGGCGGCGTGATCATGGACGTCGTCACGCCGGAGCAGGCGAAGATCGCCGAGGACGCGGGCGCCGTCGCCGTCATGGCCCTGGAGCGCGTGCCCGCCGACATCCGCAAGGACGGCGGCGTGGCACGCATGTCCGACCCGGACATGATCGACGGCATCATCGGGGCCGTCTCCATCCCGGTCATGGCCAAGTCCCGCATCGGCCACTTCGTCGAGGCCCAGGTCCTGCAGTCCCTCGGCGTCGACTACATCGACGAGTCCGAGGTGCTCACCCCGGCCGACGAGGTCAACCACTCCGACAAGTGGTCGTTCACCACCCCCTTCGTCTGCGGTGCCACCAACCTCGGCGAGGCCCTGCGCCGCATCGCCGAGGGTGCCGCGATGATCCGCTCCAAGGGCGAGGCCGGCACCGGCAACGTCGTCGAGGCCGTCCGTCACCTGCGCCAGATCAAGAACGAGATCGCCCGGCTGCGCGGCTTCGACAACCACGAGCTGTACGCCGCCGCCAAGGAGCTGCGTGCCCCGTACGAGCTGGTCAAGGAGGTCGCCGAGCTGGGCAGGCTGCCCGTCGTGCTGTTCTCCGCCGGCGGTGTCGCCACCCCCGCCGACGCCGCGCTGATGCGCCAGCTCGGCGCCGAGGGCGTCTTCGTCGGCTCCGGCATCTTCAAGTCCGGCGACCCGGCCAAGCGCGCCGCCGCCATCGTCAAGGCCACCACCTTCTACGACGACCCGAAGGTGATCGCGGAGGCGTCCCGCAACCTCGGTGAGGCCATGGTCGGCATCAACTGCGACACCCTTCCCGAGGCCGAGCGCTACGCCAACCGCGGCTGGTAG
- the pdxT gene encoding pyridoxal 5'-phosphate synthase glutaminase subunit PdxT, with protein MSDVVTGVLALQGDVREHLVALAAAGAVARPVRLPDELAEVDGLVLPGGESTTISRLAVLFGLMEPLRARVRAGMPVYGTCAGMILLADRILDPRSGQETVGGIDMIVRRNAFGRQNDSFEAAVDVKGVVGGPVHGVFIRAPWVESVGAGAEVVAEHDGHIVAVRQGNALATSFHPELTGDHRLHGLFVAMTRECRAADAL; from the coding sequence ATGAGCGACGTCGTGACAGGCGTCCTGGCCCTCCAGGGCGACGTACGGGAACACCTCGTCGCCCTGGCCGCGGCAGGTGCCGTGGCCAGGCCGGTGCGCCTGCCCGACGAACTCGCCGAGGTCGACGGCCTGGTCCTGCCCGGCGGGGAGTCCACCACCATCTCCAGACTGGCCGTCCTGTTCGGACTGATGGAGCCCCTGCGCGCACGGGTGCGGGCCGGCATGCCCGTCTACGGCACCTGTGCCGGGATGATCCTGCTCGCCGACAGGATCCTCGACCCGCGCTCGGGTCAGGAGACCGTGGGCGGGATCGACATGATCGTGCGCCGCAACGCCTTCGGACGGCAGAACGACTCCTTCGAGGCCGCGGTGGACGTCAAGGGAGTGGTGGGCGGCCCCGTGCACGGTGTCTTCATCCGCGCCCCCTGGGTCGAGTCCGTCGGCGCCGGAGCCGAGGTGGTCGCCGAGCACGACGGCCACATCGTCGCGGTCCGCCAGGGCAATGCCCTGGCCACCTCGTTCCACCCGGAACTGACCGGTGATCACCGCCTGCACGGTCTGTTCGTCGCCATGACACGCGAGTGCCGGGCGGCCGACGCCTTGTAG
- a CDS encoding YebC/PmpR family DNA-binding transcriptional regulator translates to MAGHSKWATTKHKKAVLDAKRGKLFAKLIKNIEVAARMGGVDLDGNPTLYDAVQKAKKQSVPNKNIDSAIKRGGGLEAGGADYETIMYEGYGPNGVAVLIECLTDNRNRAASDVRVAMTRNGGSMADPGSVSYLFHRKGVVIVPKGELAEDDVLAAVLDAGAEEVNDLGESFEVLSEATDLVEVRTALQGAGIDYDSAEANFVPTMQVELDEEGAKKIFKLIDALEDSDDVQNVFANFDVSDEIMEKVDVDA, encoded by the coding sequence ATGGCCGGCCACTCCAAATGGGCCACGACGAAGCACAAGAAGGCCGTCCTCGATGCCAAGCGCGGCAAACTCTTCGCGAAGCTGATCAAGAACATCGAGGTCGCCGCGCGTATGGGCGGTGTCGACCTGGACGGCAACCCGACGCTCTACGACGCCGTTCAGAAGGCCAAGAAGCAGTCGGTGCCGAACAAGAACATCGACTCCGCCATCAAGCGCGGTGGCGGTCTCGAGGCCGGTGGCGCCGACTACGAGACGATCATGTACGAGGGCTACGGCCCGAACGGTGTCGCGGTGCTCATCGAGTGCCTCACCGACAACCGCAACCGCGCCGCCTCGGACGTGCGGGTCGCGATGACCCGCAACGGCGGCTCGATGGCCGACCCCGGCTCGGTGTCGTACCTGTTCCACCGCAAGGGCGTCGTGATCGTCCCCAAGGGTGAGCTGGCCGAGGACGACGTCCTCGCCGCCGTCCTGGACGCGGGCGCCGAGGAGGTCAACGACCTCGGTGAGTCCTTCGAGGTGCTCAGCGAGGCCACCGACCTCGTCGAGGTCCGCACCGCGCTGCAGGGCGCGGGGATCGACTACGACTCCGCCGAGGCCAACTTCGTCCCGACCATGCAGGTCGAGCTGGACGAGGAGGGCGCCAAGAAGATCTTCAAGCTGATCGACGCGCTGGAGGACAGCGACGACGTGCAGAACGTCTTCGCCAACTTCGACGTGAGCGACGAGATCATGGAGAAGGTCGACGTCGACGCGTGA
- the ruvC gene encoding crossover junction endodeoxyribonuclease RuvC codes for MRVLGVDPGLTRCGVGVVEGVAGRPLTMLGVGVVRTPADADLGHRLVAIEQGLERWLDEYRPEFVAVERVFSQHNVRTVMGTAQASAVALLCASRRGIPVALHTPSEVKAAVTGSGRADKAQVGAMVTRLLRLDAPPKPADAADALALAICHIWRAPAQNRLRQAAALHASRTPTAPNSPKGRSA; via the coding sequence GTGCGGGTGCTGGGGGTCGACCCGGGGTTGACGCGGTGCGGCGTCGGGGTGGTCGAGGGGGTTGCCGGGCGACCGCTCACCATGCTCGGCGTCGGCGTCGTACGCACGCCCGCCGACGCCGATCTCGGACACCGCCTCGTCGCCATCGAGCAGGGCCTGGAACGGTGGCTGGACGAATACCGGCCGGAGTTCGTCGCCGTCGAGCGTGTCTTCAGCCAGCACAACGTCCGGACGGTGATGGGCACCGCCCAGGCGAGCGCCGTCGCCCTGCTGTGCGCCTCGCGCCGCGGCATCCCCGTCGCCCTGCACACGCCCAGCGAGGTCAAGGCCGCCGTGACCGGCTCCGGCCGCGCGGACAAGGCCCAGGTCGGCGCGATGGTCACCCGCCTGCTGCGGCTCGACGCACCCCCGAAGCCCGCCGACGCGGCCGACGCCCTGGCGCTCGCCATCTGCCACATCTGGCGGGCCCCGGCCCAGAACCGGCTGCGTCAGGCGGCCGCCCTGCACGCCTCGCGCACACCCACAGCACCGAACTCACCGAAGGGGCGCTCCGCATGA
- the ruvA gene encoding Holliday junction branch migration protein RuvA has translation MIAFVSGTVAALAPDTAVVEVGGVGMAVRCTPDTLSGLRVGAPARLATSLVVREDSLTLYGFADDDERQVFELLQTASGVGPRLAQAMLAVHTPDALRRAVATTDEKALTAVPGIGKKGAQKLFLELKDRLGAPVGAAAAAAGPGSTGWRDQLHAALIGLGYAAREADEAVAAVTPQAEAAEGTPQVGPLLKAALQTLNRAR, from the coding sequence ATGATCGCCTTCGTCAGCGGCACGGTCGCCGCGCTCGCCCCCGACACCGCGGTCGTCGAGGTCGGCGGCGTCGGCATGGCCGTCCGGTGCACGCCCGACACCCTGTCCGGGCTGCGCGTCGGCGCGCCCGCCCGGCTCGCGACGTCCCTGGTGGTGCGCGAGGACTCGCTCACCCTGTACGGCTTCGCGGACGACGACGAGCGGCAGGTCTTCGAGCTGCTGCAGACCGCCAGCGGCGTGGGCCCGCGCCTGGCCCAGGCCATGCTCGCCGTGCACACCCCGGACGCGCTGCGCCGGGCCGTCGCGACCACCGACGAGAAGGCGCTCACCGCCGTGCCCGGCATCGGCAAGAAGGGCGCCCAGAAGCTGTTCCTGGAGCTGAAGGACCGCCTCGGCGCACCGGTGGGCGCGGCGGCGGCCGCGGCCGGTCCCGGCAGCACGGGCTGGCGCGACCAGCTGCACGCCGCGCTGATCGGCCTCGGGTACGCGGCACGTGAGGCCGACGAGGCGGTCGCCGCCGTCACCCCGCAGGCCGAGGCGGCCGAGGGCACCCCCCAGGTGGGCCCGCTGCTGAAGGCGGCTCTGCAGACCCTGAACCGCGCCCGGTAG
- the ruvB gene encoding Holliday junction branch migration DNA helicase RuvB, which translates to MNWDDTTDPAAERLVGSVADGEDQAVEAALRPKDLDEFIGQEKVREQLDLVLRAARARGATADHVLLSGAPGLGKTTLSMIIAAEMEAPIRITSGPAIQHAGDLAAILSSLQEGEVLFLDEIHRMSRPAEEMLYMAMEDFRVDVIVGKGPGATAIPLELPPFTLVGATTRAGLLPPPLRDRFGFTAHMEFYEPTELERVIHRSAGLLEVGIETDGAAEIAGRSRGTPRIANRLLRRVRDYAQVRADGVVTREIATAALAVYEVDGRGLDRLDRAVLEALIKLFGGGPVGLSTLAVAVGEERETVEEVAEPFLVREGLLARTPRGRVATPAAWTHLGLTPPGSRGTGNGQGDLFGA; encoded by the coding sequence GTGAACTGGGACGACACGACCGACCCCGCCGCGGAGCGGTTGGTGGGATCTGTCGCCGACGGGGAGGACCAGGCCGTCGAGGCCGCCCTGCGGCCCAAGGACCTGGACGAGTTCATCGGCCAGGAGAAGGTCCGCGAGCAGCTCGACCTGGTGCTGCGCGCCGCCCGCGCGCGGGGTGCCACCGCCGACCACGTGCTGCTGTCCGGCGCCCCCGGTCTCGGCAAGACCACCCTCTCCATGATCATCGCGGCCGAGATGGAAGCCCCCATCCGCATCACCTCCGGCCCGGCCATCCAGCACGCCGGCGACCTCGCGGCGATCCTGTCCTCCCTCCAGGAGGGTGAGGTCCTCTTCCTCGACGAGATCCACCGGATGTCCCGGCCCGCCGAGGAGATGCTGTACATGGCGATGGAGGACTTCCGCGTCGACGTCATCGTCGGCAAGGGCCCCGGCGCGACCGCCATCCCCCTCGAACTGCCCCCGTTCACCCTGGTCGGCGCCACCACCAGGGCGGGTCTGCTGCCGCCCCCGCTGCGCGACCGCTTCGGCTTCACCGCGCACATGGAGTTCTACGAGCCCACCGAGCTGGAGCGGGTGATCCACCGCTCGGCGGGCCTCCTGGAGGTGGGGATAGAGACCGACGGCGCCGCCGAGATCGCCGGCCGCTCGCGCGGCACCCCCCGCATCGCCAACCGCCTCCTGCGCCGGGTCCGGGACTACGCCCAGGTCAGGGCCGACGGCGTGGTCACCCGCGAGATCGCCACGGCGGCCCTGGCGGTCTACGAGGTCGACGGCCGCGGCCTGGACCGGCTCGACCGGGCGGTGCTGGAGGCCCTGATCAAGCTGTTCGGCGGGGGACCGGTCGGCCTGTCCACGCTCGCGGTCGCGGTGGGGGAGGAACGTGAGACGGTGGAAGAGGTCGCCGAGCCGTTCCTGGTGCGGGAGGGCCTGCTGGCCCGTACCCCGCGGGGCCGGGTCGCGACCCCGGCGGCATGGACACATCTCGGCCTCACCCCGCCCGGCTCCCGCGGAACCGGAAACGGACAAGGGGACCTGTTCGGGGCATGA
- the yajC gene encoding preprotein translocase subunit YajC has translation MSLLTLLPFIVLIGAMFLMTRSAKKKQQQAIDMRNQMQPGSGVRTIGGMYATVKEVSEDTVLLDAGPGVELLFAKNSIGAVLSDEEYNHIVHGAEHDLKSDADIVPDDASSLTETDASSDAAASDDTPVDFGKKDEKETADTADEPADAADKAKTDEQPKKSEGGSGTK, from the coding sequence GTGAGTCTCCTGACCCTCCTCCCTTTCATTGTGCTCATCGGGGCCATGTTCCTGATGACCCGGTCGGCCAAGAAGAAGCAGCAGCAGGCCATTGATATGCGGAACCAGATGCAGCCGGGTTCCGGTGTCCGCACGATCGGGGGCATGTACGCCACGGTCAAGGAGGTCAGTGAGGACACGGTTCTTCTCGACGCCGGCCCCGGCGTGGAACTGCTGTTCGCGAAGAACTCCATCGGTGCCGTCCTGAGCGACGAGGAGTACAACCACATCGTCCACGGCGCCGAGCACGACCTGAAGTCCGATGCCGACATCGTCCCCGACGACGCCTCCTCCCTCACCGAGACCGACGCCTCCTCCGACGCTGCCGCCTCCGACGACACGCCGGTCGATTTCGGTAAGAAGGACGAGAAGGAAACGGCTGACACGGCCGACGAGCCGGCCGACGCCGCCGACAAGGCGAAGACGGACGAGCAGCCGAAGAAGTCCGAAGGCGGTTCCGGGACGAAGTAG
- the secD gene encoding protein translocase subunit SecD, translating to MAALKKGNKASVTSKPWRSLTLILIAIVALTGGMFASGHKTPRLGIDLAGGTSITLAAVPEAGQESAINPANMATAVSIMERRVNGLGVSEAEVQTQGDRNIIVNIPKGTNSEQARKQVGTTAKLYFRPVLATELATGGATPTPSATGDASSQGAGADKATDKASEKATDRTTDEGSPSASTSPSANSTTRGRAVTDALKADATPSAPPSGPAEDGATPSPSATGGTPGETDSGLQAQYAALDCTKASARATAGDGARSTDSTVACGQNSQGQWQKYILGPAAVDGTDVDQAKAVLNTQSGAGWTVTMDFTDKGSSKFADITGKLAQNPPPQNQFAIVLDGEVVSDPYVSQALTGGNAEISGNFTQKSAEELANMLSYGALPLTFREDSVTTVTAALGGDQLHAGLVAGAIGLALVVLYLLVYYRGLSFIAVASLLVSASLTYVIMALLGPTIGFALNLPAVCGAIVAIGITADSFIVYFERVRDEIREGRTLRPAVERAWPRARRTILVSDFVSFLAAAVLFVVTVGKVQGFAFTLGLTTVLDVVVVFLFTKPLLTLMARRKFFASGHKWSGLDPKALGAKPPLRRTRHHSAPSHPKEA from the coding sequence GTGGCTGCACTCAAAAAGGGAAACAAGGCGAGCGTCACAAGCAAGCCGTGGCGCTCGCTCACCCTGATCCTGATCGCCATCGTGGCGCTCACCGGAGGCATGTTCGCCTCCGGGCACAAAACCCCGCGTCTGGGCATCGACCTGGCCGGCGGCACCAGCATCACGCTGGCGGCGGTCCCCGAGGCCGGCCAGGAATCCGCGATCAACCCGGCCAACATGGCAACCGCGGTCTCCATCATGGAACGTCGCGTCAACGGCCTCGGCGTCTCCGAGGCAGAGGTCCAGACGCAGGGCGACCGTAACATCATCGTCAACATCCCCAAGGGCACCAACTCCGAGCAGGCCCGGAAACAGGTCGGCACCACCGCCAAACTCTACTTCCGCCCGGTCCTCGCGACCGAACTTGCCACCGGCGGGGCCACCCCCACGCCCAGCGCCACCGGTGACGCCTCGAGCCAGGGCGCCGGCGCGGACAAGGCCACCGACAAGGCGAGCGAGAAGGCCACGGACAGGACCACCGACGAGGGGTCCCCGTCCGCCTCCACCAGCCCGTCGGCGAACTCCACCACCCGGGGCCGCGCGGTCACCGACGCCCTGAAGGCCGACGCCACGCCGTCGGCGCCCCCCAGCGGCCCGGCCGAGGACGGGGCCACTCCCTCCCCGTCCGCCACGGGCGGTACCCCGGGCGAGACGGACAGCGGGCTCCAGGCCCAGTACGCCGCGCTCGACTGCACCAAGGCGAGCGCCCGCGCCACCGCCGGAGACGGCGCCAGGTCCACCGACTCGACCGTGGCCTGCGGCCAGAACTCCCAGGGCCAGTGGCAGAAGTACATCCTCGGCCCCGCCGCCGTCGACGGCACGGACGTCGACCAGGCCAAAGCCGTCCTCAACACGCAGTCCGGTGCCGGCTGGACCGTCACCATGGACTTCACGGACAAGGGCAGCAGCAAGTTCGCCGACATCACCGGCAAGCTGGCCCAGAACCCGCCCCCGCAGAACCAGTTCGCCATCGTCCTGGACGGCGAGGTCGTCTCCGACCCCTACGTCAGCCAGGCCCTCACCGGCGGCAACGCGGAGATCTCCGGCAACTTCACGCAGAAGTCGGCCGAGGAACTCGCCAACATGCTGTCCTACGGCGCGCTGCCGCTGACGTTCCGCGAGGACAGCGTCACCACCGTCACCGCCGCGCTCGGCGGTGACCAGCTGCACGCCGGTCTCGTCGCCGGCGCGATCGGCCTCGCCCTGGTCGTCCTGTACCTGCTGGTCTACTACCGCGGTCTGTCCTTCATCGCCGTCGCCTCGCTGCTGGTGTCCGCGTCCCTCACCTACGTGATCATGGCCCTGCTCGGCCCGACCATCGGCTTCGCGCTGAACCTGCCGGCCGTCTGCGGCGCCATCGTCGCGATCGGCATCACGGCGGACTCGTTCATCGTCTACTTCGAACGCGTGCGGGACGAGATCCGTGAGGGCCGCACCCTGCGCCCCGCCGTGGAGCGGGCCTGGCCGCGCGCCCGGCGCACCATCCTGGTCTCCGACTTCGTCTCGTTCCTCGCCGCCGCGGTGCTCTTCGTCGTCACCGTCGGCAAGGTCCAGGGCTTCGCTTTCACGCTCGGCCTGACCACGGTGCTCGACGTCGTGGTGGTGTTCCTGTTCACCAAGCCGCTGCTGACGCTGATGGCCCGCCGGAAGTTCTTCGCGAGCGGCCACAAGTGGTCCGGTCTCGACCCGAAGGCTCTGGGAGCGAAGCCGCCGTTGCGCCGCACCCGCCACCACTCCGCCCCCTCCCACCCGAAGGAGGCGTGA
- the secF gene encoding protein translocase subunit SecF → MSKLGSLGARLHHGEVGYDFIKSRKIWYGISILITVLAILGLTVRGLHMGIEFQGGAVFTTPKNMSASVAQAETYAEEASGHDAIVQKLGDGSLRIQIAGIDTGVSDKIKTELSQDLKVNPEQINADLVGPSWGEQIANKAWLGLGIFLFLVVIYLAVAFEWRMAVAAFVALIHDLTITVGIYALVGFEVTPGTVIGLLTILGYSLYDTVVVFDSLKEQTRDITQQTRWTYSEIANRSINSTLVRSVNTTVVALLPVGALLFIGGGVLGAGMLNDISLSLFVGLAAGAYSSIFIATPLVADLKEREPAMRTLKKRVLAKRARGTETGGPAESRMPDDSHDHGPTDAVPAAPAIVGPHHQPASRSRGRGRPSGKRR, encoded by the coding sequence ATGTCGAAGCTCGGTAGTCTCGGTGCCCGACTGCACCACGGTGAGGTCGGATACGACTTCATCAAGAGCCGCAAGATCTGGTACGGCATCTCCATCCTGATCACCGTCCTGGCCATCCTCGGCCTGACGGTGCGCGGCCTCCACATGGGCATCGAGTTCCAGGGCGGGGCGGTCTTCACCACCCCGAAGAACATGAGCGCCTCGGTCGCCCAGGCCGAGACCTACGCGGAAGAGGCCTCCGGCCACGACGCCATCGTCCAGAAGCTCGGTGACGGCAGTCTGCGCATCCAGATCGCGGGCATCGACACCGGTGTCTCGGACAAGATCAAGACGGAGCTCTCCCAGGACCTGAAGGTCAATCCCGAGCAGATCAACGCGGACCTGGTCGGTCCCAGCTGGGGCGAGCAGATCGCCAACAAGGCCTGGCTGGGCCTCGGCATCTTCCTGTTCCTGGTCGTGATCTATCTGGCCGTCGCCTTCGAGTGGCGCATGGCCGTCGCCGCGTTCGTCGCGCTGATCCACGACCTCACCATCACCGTCGGCATCTACGCTCTCGTGGGCTTCGAGGTCACCCCGGGCACGGTGATCGGGCTGCTGACCATCCTCGGCTACTCGCTCTACGACACGGTCGTGGTCTTCGACAGCCTCAAGGAACAGACCCGCGACATCACCCAGCAGACCCGCTGGACCTACAGTGAGATCGCCAACCGCTCCATCAACAGCACGCTGGTCCGCTCCGTCAACACCACGGTGGTCGCGCTGCTGCCGGTGGGTGCCCTGCTGTTCATCGGCGGCGGAGTCCTCGGCGCCGGCATGCTGAACGACATCTCGCTGTCGCTGTTCGTCGGTCTCGCCGCCGGTGCGTACTCCTCGATCTTCATCGCCACGCCGCTCGTCGCCGACCTCAAGGAGCGCGAGCCGGCGATGAGGACCCTGAAGAAGCGTGTCCTGGCCAAGCGGGCCCGGGGCACGGAGACGGGCGGGCCGGCCGAGAGCCGGATGCCCGACGACAGCCACGACCACGGACCGACGGACGCCGTTCCCGCCGCGCCCGCCATTGTGGGGCCACACCATCAACCCGCGTCCCGCAGCCGCGGGCGCGGCCGACCCTCAGGAAAACGCAGATGA
- a CDS encoding adenine phosphoribosyltransferase, whose amino-acid sequence MTETTDAAALLLSRIRDVEDHPEPGVMFKDITPLLADPKAFAVLSDALAVIAGATGATKIVGLEARGFILGAPVAVQAGLGFIPVRKAGKLPGATLSQAYDLEYGSAEIEVHAEDLTTTDRVLVIDDVLATGGTAEASVRLIRRAGAEVVGLAVLMELGFLGGRARVESALAGAPLEALLRL is encoded by the coding sequence ATGACCGAAACAACCGACGCCGCCGCACTGCTGCTGAGCCGTATCCGGGACGTCGAGGACCACCCGGAGCCGGGGGTGATGTTCAAGGACATCACCCCGCTCCTGGCCGACCCCAAGGCGTTCGCCGTGCTCAGCGACGCCCTCGCCGTGATCGCCGGAGCCACCGGCGCCACCAAGATCGTCGGCCTGGAGGCCCGGGGCTTCATCCTCGGCGCCCCGGTCGCCGTCCAGGCCGGCCTCGGGTTCATCCCCGTGCGCAAGGCGGGCAAGCTCCCCGGAGCCACCCTCAGCCAGGCGTACGACCTGGAGTACGGCTCCGCCGAGATCGAGGTGCACGCCGAGGACCTGACCACCACCGACCGCGTCCTGGTGATCGACGACGTGCTCGCCACCGGCGGCACCGCCGAGGCGTCGGTGCGGCTCATCCGCAGGGCCGGCGCCGAGGTCGTGGGCCTCGCCGTGCTGATGGAACTCGGCTTCCTCGGTGGCCGGGCCAGGGTGGAGTCGGCCCTGGCCGGTGCCCCGCTGGAGGCACTGCTCAGGCTCTGA